In Gymnogyps californianus isolate 813 chromosome 1, ASM1813914v2, whole genome shotgun sequence, the following are encoded in one genomic region:
- the VPS36 gene encoding vacuolar protein-sorting-associated protein 36 isoform X2, with product MDRFAWTSGLLELGETLVVQQRGVKFDSGVLLLSTHRLIWRDQKNHECCIAIPLSQIVFIEEQAAGIGKSAKIVVHLHPASSNKEPGPFQSSKYSYIKLSFKEHGQIEFYRRLSEEITQRRWENMPTGQTIQVNKNPQAGRIRAVGIVGIERKLEEKRKETDKNISEAFEDLSKLMEKAKEMVELSKSIANKIKEKQGDITEDETIRFKSYLLSMGIANPVTRETYGSGTHYHMQLAKQLAGMLQTPLEERGGIMSLTEVYCLVNRARGLELLSPEDLVNACKMLESLKLPLRLRIFDSGVMVIELQSHNEEEMVASALETVSEKGSLTADEFAKLVGMSVLLAKERLLLAEKMGHLCRDDSVEGLRFYPNLFLTQS from the exons TTAGCACACACAGACTAATCTGGAGGGATCAGAAGAATCAT GAGTGCTGCATTGCTATACCTCTGTCTCAGATTGTCTTTATTGAagagcaagcagctgggatAGGAAAAAG TGCCAAAATAGTAGTTCATCTTCATCCTGCTTCTTCAAACAAAGAGCCTGGTCCATTCCAAAGCAGCAAATATTCCTACATCaaactttctttcaaagaacatGGGCAGATTGAG TTCTATAGACGATTATCAGAAGAAATCACACAAAGGAGATGGGAGAACATGCCTACTGGTCAGACCATTCAAGTTAACAAGAATCCTCAG gcaGGAAGAATAAGGGCTGTAGGAATTGTAGGGATCGAAAggaaattagaggaaaaaagaaaagagactgacaaaAACATTTCCGAG gcTTTTGAGGATCTTAGCAAACTAATGGAGAAG GCTAAGGAAATGGTGGAGTTATCCAAGTCAATAGCTAAtaagattaaagaaaaacaaggtgaCATCACTGAGGATGAG acTATTAGGTTCAAGTCCTATCTACTGAGTATGGGTATAGCTAATCCAGTTACTAGGGAGACATACGGATCTGGTACACATTACCACATGCAACTGGCAAAGCAACTAGCCGGAATGCTGCAGACACCATTAGAG GAGCGAGGAGGGATCATGTCACTTACAGAAGTGTACTGTCTGGTAAATCGTGCACGAGGATTAGAG TTGCTGTCACCAGAAGATTTAGTAAATGCTTGTAAGATGCTGGAGTCACTGAAATTACCACTGAG GCTTCGGATATTTGACAGTGGTGTGATGGTGATTGAACTCCAGTCTCATAACGAAGAGGAAATGGTAGCTTCTGCTTTAGAGACA GTATCTGAAAAGGGTTCTCTCACAGCTGACGAGTTTGCTAAGCTGGTGGGGATGTCTGTTCTCTTAGCCAAAGAAAG GCTGCTTCTTGCTGAAAAGATGGGCCATCTTTGCAGAGATGATTCAGTGGAAGGCTTGAGATTCTATCCAAATTTATTTCTGACGCAAAGCTAA